In Dehalococcoidia bacterium, the genomic stretch CTGCCTCGACCGGACACGCTCGGCTTTCCGCAGGCCCGGTTCCCAGAACACGAAGCTACACTCCCAGAGGCCCAGTTGCGAGACCTGGATCGCGGTAGCCTCGATCGAGGTCAGACAGCAGCTTGCCAGTCGTAACAGCGCATCCAAAGATGGCCGCTCCGCCTCAACCATCGGCCGCAGCCAGCGAGGGTTGAGGAGCAACCGCCCCGCCCCCACGTCGCAGAGGTACTCCTCCTCGTCGCTGTCGTCGTAAAGCGAGGTGGCCATGTCTGACACCTGGTGCGACACCGCCCGGGCTTCATTGAAAAACGTATGCGCGACCTCGTGGGCCACGGTGAAGCGCTGTCGCGTTGCCGGATGGCGCTGGTTGGCCCGGACCACATAGCCGGCGCCGTCCGGGACCAGCATGCCTGCCTCCGACATGTCGACCGCCTCGATTCGGCGAACGCCTCGCAGGGACGCGAGCAACTCGATGTCGGAGGGCGGCTCAGTGACCCGGGCGGCAGTGAGCAGCGAGTCGGCGAGTCGATGCATGGCTTCGATGGGGTCTGCCACGCCTGCGTGGCCGCAGAGCGCATGCGCCGCCCGGCTGCGCCATCGTTTAACCGGCATCTCTCAGCGTCAGCTCCGGGAGAGGGAGGATGCAGCTCAGATCCTGGCCCGGCAGCTCTCGACAGTCCCTGGGCAGCATCGTGCCTACCTGGTTGTAGCTGTCACCGGCGGCGCTCCCGCGCTCCCGCCGGGTTGCCCTGAGGAGATCCTCGTCCCCCACGATGGCCTTCTTCGCCATCTCGCGGCTCAGCACTGCGGGGTATCTCGGAGCAGGCCAGGGGTGTAATCAGCGTCCCTCCGTGCTCCGCCGGATCGACTCGTAGACAAAGCGCCAGTCGTCCTTCGTGCGCGGTGCGCGGCCACGGTAGCGGATCCCGGCCAGCATGCGCAGGTCCGCTTCCGGGAGATTCGCCTCACGGGCGAACTCGCGCAGGGACGCTGGCATCTCCTCGATGTCCGGCGCCGTCTCCGACGTCTGCTCCCCCAGAAGCTCGGCCATGGATGTCCCCAGGGCCTTCGCGAGCTTGAAGAGCGTCTGCGCTGAGGGTCGCGTAGCGGCGCCGGCCTCGATCTGCGACAGGTATCCCTTCGACACTCCGGCCAGGCGGGCAAGATCGGTCAACGACAAGCCTTGCTGTTGGCGGCGGCGCCTGATCTCCGCTCCGACCGGCATAGTGCCTCGATCCTAACCCCGCCGCAGCACAATCTACCGGCTCTCGTTCGCAAAAGCAAACAGAATTCTGTTGACATCAGAACGCGGCCTGCGTAGAGTTTCCTACTGAAAACGCTCAGCGTTTGGAGTAGGGTGGATTTTCCGGCGAATGTTCGCCGAGTCGAAGCTGAGGGCCCCGGAGCCGGGTTAATCGCCACGAAAGGTAGTAGCCGCTGGCCCAGGAAGTCCCATGAACCGCCCATCTACGGCCCGAGACACGATCAGACTTGTCGTCTTCTCCGACCTCCACCTCGAAGCCCGGTTTGTCTGGATGGGCGGCAGCCCCGAGGCGCGGCGACGACGGCGCGAGGCGCTGCGCAGGGTCCTCCAGAAGATCTGCGACCTGGCGCGCGAACGGGAGGCAGACGCGCTGCTCTGCGCCGGCGACCTCACCGACCGAGAGCAAGTGTCCGCCGACACGGCCGAATTCCTCCGCCGGACGTTCGCCGAGCTTCAGCCGATGCGTGTCTTCCTCGCCCCGGGCAACCACGACTGGTACAGCGACAACAGCTTCTACGCCCGCGGGTGGAGCCCGAACGTCCACGTCTTCACCGAGAATCAGCTCACGCCGGTGGTCTTGAACGACGCCGTTACCCTCTGGGGCGCGGCCCACAGACAGCCAGCGAACACGCCGGGCTTCCTGGACGGCGGCTTTCGCGTCGCGGCCCCCGGCATCCACCTTGCCCTGTTCCATGGCGCCGAGCGAGGCTGGCTGGCTGCTCAGGAACGCGGCAAACAGCCCCACGCTCCGTTCGACCCGGCCCAGATCGCGGCCGCAGGCCTCCGACACGCGTTCGTCGGCCATTACCACAACCCCAAGGACGACGTCTACCACACCTATCCTGGCAATCCCGAGCCTCTCGCCTTTGGTGAGACCGGCGAGCGAGGAGCAGTCGTAGTCACCGTGTATCCCGATGGTTCCATCGAGAGGGAACGCGTCCGTGTCTCCGAAACCACCGTCCACGATATCGAGGTCGATGTCACCGGCTGTGCCGACCGCGGCGCCGTGCGCGACGTAGTGGCTGCCAGACTGTCCGGCCTGAGTGGCGTTGCGCGAGTCCGCCTGAGCGGCGAGCTGGAAGAGAGCGTCCAGATCGCGGCGTCCGACCTCCAGGACGTACCCAACTCGCTTGACGCCCTCAGAGTCGAGCTTGGCCCGCTGACGGTGGCCTACGATCTCGGGCGCATCTCTGAGGAACCGACGGTCCGAGGGGAGTTCGTCCGTGATGTCCAGGCCGACAGGGAACTCTCGGCCGACGACAAGCGGCGCATCCTCATCACCGGTCTGCGGGCGCTGGACGGGCGCGACGACCTGGAGGTCCCCTGATGCGTTTCGAGTGGGTTAAGGCGATAGCGTTCGGCCCTCTCGTGAATCGAGAGCTCCGCTTCAGCGAGGGTCTCAATCTGGTTTGCGGGCCCAACGAGGCCGGAAAGTCCAGCTGGCATGCTGCCCTTTACGCGGCGCTCTGTGGCCGGCGGCGCGCGCGCGGGCGGCCCGGCCCGGACCAGAGATTTGCAGAGCGCTTCCGGCCCTGGTCAGGCAATGAATGGCGAGTCTCAGCGCAGATATGCCTCGCCGACGGCCGCGTTATCGAGCTAAGCCACGACCTGGATGGCCGGGTCGACCGCCAGGCCGTGCAGCATCCCGTTGGCCGTGACGTCGCCCACGAGATCATCAACGATGGTGCCCCTGACGGCGCCCTCTGGCTCGGTCTGGACAGGCAGTCCTTCCAGGCCGTCGCCTGCGTCCGCCAGGCCGAGATCACGAAGATTCGTGACGAAGCTGGCGCATTGCAGGGACATCTCCAGAGCGCCGCGGCCAGCGTCGCTGCCAGGTCGACCGCGGCCGAGGCCCTCAAGCGCATCGACGATTTCCAGTCGGAGCGCGTCGGTTCGAACCGGGCTCCGACAAGGCCCCTGATGGCCGCCAGAAGGAGCCTGGAGAGAAGACAAGAGGATCTCAGGAGGGCGGAGCAAGCCCAGGCCGAATTTGCGCGCCTCCAGCGCGAGGTCGAGTTACGGCGACGCGAGGTAGCCACGCACGAAAACGCTCGCCACTGCGCCGAGGCAAAGCTGGCAGAACTTCGAGCATCCGAGATGGAGGCACGCGCCGCCCGGGCGGCGGAGCTGGCCGCGCGGTTTCCGGACGGCGAGCCGCGCGACTTGGAGGACGACTCGCTGCTGAGCGAGCAGGTCGTGACAGCCCTGCGCGACTGGGATCAGCGCCCGCAGGACGAAGCGCTGCAGGGCCTCGATATAGCGACCCTGGAGCGGCGCCTGCAGGCTCTCCCGGACCCGGGGCCGGGAGACTTCGAGGAAGATGACGAGGTCAAAGCTGCTGAACGCAGCCTCGTCGACGCCCGGAGGAGTCTGGACGGCCATCGCCTTGCGCGCCCTGAGGAGGCGGCTGTGCCCAGCCGACCACCCACGGCCGGCCGCACGCCACTGCTCCTGGTAGGCGTTGCCGCTGCGGCCCTGGGCATCGTCCTGCTCGTCGCGGGCCTGGTGCTGGTGGGAGCCCTTGTCGGGCTCGCGGGCGCCGGTCTCGCTGGCTACGCGCTGCTGTCTCGGGATGAGGAAACTCGTTCAGATCGCGCGACTGCTGGCGGGCTCAGGGATTGGGAGCGCGCCGAGGCCGAACTCTTGCAGGCCGTGGACCGCGCCGAAGCAGTGCTTTCTGCTGCCCTGAAGGCGCGAGGAGTCGAGGTCGGATCAGGCGAGGAGCCGTCTCAAGCCTACATCCGCTACAGGGA encodes the following:
- a CDS encoding helix-turn-helix transcriptional regulator, which codes for MPVGAEIRRRRQQQGLSLTDLARLAGVSKGYLSQIEAGAATRPSAQTLFKLAKALGTSMAELLGEQTSETAPDIEEMPASLREFAREANLPEADLRMLAGIRYRGRAPRTKDDWRFVYESIRRSTEGR
- a CDS encoding AAA family ATPase, with protein sequence MRFEWVKAIAFGPLVNRELRFSEGLNLVCGPNEAGKSSWHAALYAALCGRRRARGRPGPDQRFAERFRPWSGNEWRVSAQICLADGRVIELSHDLDGRVDRQAVQHPVGRDVAHEIINDGAPDGALWLGLDRQSFQAVACVRQAEITKIRDEAGALQGHLQSAAASVAARSTAAEALKRIDDFQSERVGSNRAPTRPLMAARRSLERRQEDLRRAEQAQAEFARLQREVELRRREVATHENARHCAEAKLAELRASEMEARAARAAELAARFPDGEPRDLEDDSLLSEQVVTALRDWDQRPQDEALQGLDIATLERRLQALPDPGPGDFEEDDEVKAAERSLVDARRSLDGHRLARPEEAAVPSRPPTAGRTPLLLVGVAAAALGIVLLVAGLVLVGALVGLAGAGLAGYALLSRDEETRSDRATAGGLRDWERAEAELLQAVDRAEAVLSAALKARGVEVGSGEEPSQAYIRYRDACAARRQRADIERQRAALSRVQTAEQGLYAAAARAGVDGTDAAAVASLLRGWQARRQERLRALDEAREAWTEYRTLLGGLTLEDLRTEAGRKREVANTLMAALDPSALDAVVLEDDAEAQMASLRQKESEAREELARSVQRLQDHARDMPDVVAAAEELEVAQAELARLEDLDRILERTRAFLERATERAHLAIAPALQSTLRRWLPVVTHGRYVDALVDPDSLEVKVRSEGGTWRAAESLSHGTAEQVYLLLRVALAQYLAKPGEPCPLILDDVTAQSDAERTLAILEALAELSAERQVIFFSQEAEVL
- a CDS encoding metallophosphoesterase — encoded protein: MNRPSTARDTIRLVVFSDLHLEARFVWMGGSPEARRRRREALRRVLQKICDLAREREADALLCAGDLTDREQVSADTAEFLRRTFAELQPMRVFLAPGNHDWYSDNSFYARGWSPNVHVFTENQLTPVVLNDAVTLWGAAHRQPANTPGFLDGGFRVAAPGIHLALFHGAERGWLAAQERGKQPHAPFDPAQIAAAGLRHAFVGHYHNPKDDVYHTYPGNPEPLAFGETGERGAVVVTVYPDGSIERERVRVSETTVHDIEVDVTGCADRGAVRDVVAARLSGLSGVARVRLSGELEESVQIAASDLQDVPNSLDALRVELGPLTVAYDLGRISEEPTVRGEFVRDVQADRELSADDKRRILITGLRALDGRDDLEVP
- a CDS encoding ImmA/IrrE family metallo-endopeptidase; the protein is MPVKRWRSRAAHALCGHAGVADPIEAMHRLADSLLTAARVTEPPSDIELLASLRGVRRIEAVDMSEAGMLVPDGAGYVVRANQRHPATRQRFTVAHEVAHTFFNEARAVSHQVSDMATSLYDDSDEEEYLCDVGAGRLLLNPRWLRPMVEAERPSLDALLRLASCCLTSIEATAIQVSQLGLWECSFVFWEPGLRKAERVRSRQ